A single Parabacteroides timonensis DNA region contains:
- a CDS encoding fimbrillin family protein produces the protein MKTLVLSMISIAATLAAMTACTSESDPIDETQKDQKVEIKLGAGVLNVETRAADPTDSNDKTKFAPNTQIQLFRWDIEGTTPGTLNWNEAINKTATVTASGVTLDKDQLYYANNGKNAYFLGFYPIIDGSSITYSDGKVTFTGIDGKTDILSAQLIDAGNKTTSAASANIEFKHMLSQIVVKLTGNDIAQSTFGKITSVKLKNIPKNLSLTLGDKTTAPSIAAATEDGAQDLDLYSGVGVDLSSGGETYSAMIVPELGSAGKKLSIEIQTTKYNDENGNTLTVDIDNIENGTKPGTTNNINLTFKDKITITTTIVDWNPTTDIDKDIEN, from the coding sequence ATGAAAACATTAGTATTAAGTATGATTTCAATTGCTGCAACTCTTGCAGCAATGACCGCTTGTACAAGCGAGAGTGACCCGATAGATGAAACTCAGAAGGATCAAAAGGTGGAGATAAAGTTAGGAGCAGGCGTGCTAAATGTTGAAACCAGGGCTGCAGACCCGACCGACAGTAATGATAAGACGAAATTCGCACCTAATACCCAAATTCAACTTTTTAGATGGGATATTGAAGGCACAACTCCTGGCACATTAAATTGGAATGAAGCTATTAATAAAACCGCGACTGTTACTGCAAGTGGTGTTACATTAGATAAAGATCAACTATATTATGCAAACAATGGAAAGAATGCTTATTTCTTAGGCTTCTATCCCATAATTGATGGCAGTTCCATAACATATAGCGATGGAAAAGTTACATTTACTGGAATAGACGGAAAAACAGACATATTAAGCGCTCAACTTATAGATGCAGGAAACAAAACGACATCAGCAGCAAGTGCAAATATAGAATTCAAACACATGCTTTCACAAATAGTAGTTAAATTAACCGGAAATGACATAGCACAAAGTACTTTTGGCAAAATAACAAGTGTAAAATTAAAAAATATTCCTAAAAATCTCAGTTTAACATTAGGAGATAAAACGACTGCACCTTCTATAGCTGCAGCAACAGAAGATGGGGCACAAGACCTCGATCTATATTCTGGTGTTGGCGTTGATCTATCTTCTGGTGGAGAAACTTATTCAGCGATGATTGTTCCCGAATTAGGTTCTGCAGGAAAAAAACTTTCTATTGAAATACAAACAACAAAATACAATGATGAAAATGGTAATACATTAACAGTCGATATAGACAATATTGAAAATGGAACCAAACCAGGAACCACCAATAATATCAATTTAACATTTAAGGATAAAATAACTATTACAACTACTATTGTAGACTGGAATCCAACAACTGATATTGATAAGGATATAGAAAATTAA
- a CDS encoding glycoside hydrolase family 10 protein — MKIQYIRLLLAILLCAVTSCSTTKQISTQKTEGKDKREFRGAWIQTAFQGEYKDMTPTQLRKDFVRKLNYLQACGINAIIFQVRPEADAFYKSDIEPWSRFYTGEQGVAPAGNFDVMAFLIEECHKRNMEFHAWLNPYRASTAGNTRFADSHIYHKHPEWFVTYNKQILFDPGLPDSRQFICKVVRDIVSRYDVDAIHMDDYFYPYPAAGMPFPDDDSFRKYGLNKGYTSAQRGDWRRENVNTLIRELKRTILLTKPWVRFGISPFGIYRNKKSTPDGSGSNTNGLQNYDDLYADVLHWVKEGWIDYNMPQIYWEIGHPAADYITLIQWWNKNATPEGTHLYIGQDVARTMKADQLTRKMLYERSLSKVKGNCFWPANEILWNNKGVADSLKRNYHRYPALIPAYSQMHNRAPKEVKKLKAEWTAEGYKLHWQAEQSPTNPELASYFVVYRFENKEPVDLSNPAKIVKITREASYLMPYNNGKQKYHYIVTAVDRFHNESSGKSKKVKL; from the coding sequence ATGAAGATCCAATATATCCGCCTGTTGCTGGCCATACTCCTATGTGCCGTAACGTCTTGTTCGACAACCAAACAGATATCAACTCAAAAAACAGAAGGAAAAGATAAACGGGAATTCAGGGGAGCCTGGATACAAACCGCATTTCAGGGGGAATACAAGGATATGACTCCCACCCAACTCCGCAAAGACTTCGTCCGCAAACTCAACTATCTGCAGGCTTGCGGTATCAATGCCATCATTTTCCAGGTACGCCCGGAAGCCGACGCTTTTTATAAATCGGATATCGAACCCTGGAGCCGCTTCTATACAGGCGAACAGGGCGTAGCACCGGCCGGCAACTTCGATGTGATGGCCTTCCTTATTGAAGAGTGCCACAAACGGAACATGGAATTTCATGCCTGGCTCAACCCTTACCGGGCAAGCACGGCCGGAAATACCCGCTTCGCAGATTCGCATATCTATCACAAACACCCGGAGTGGTTCGTTACCTATAATAAACAGATCCTGTTCGACCCGGGACTGCCCGACAGCCGCCAGTTCATCTGTAAAGTGGTACGCGATATCGTAAGCCGTTACGACGTAGACGCCATCCATATGGACGACTACTTCTATCCCTATCCCGCAGCAGGAATGCCTTTCCCCGACGACGACAGTTTCCGGAAATACGGCCTGAACAAAGGATACACCTCCGCCCAACGGGGCGACTGGCGCCGTGAGAACGTAAACACGCTGATCCGCGAACTGAAACGGACCATCCTGCTTACCAAACCCTGGGTGCGTTTCGGCATCAGCCCCTTCGGTATCTACCGGAATAAGAAAAGTACACCCGACGGCTCAGGCAGCAACACCAACGGCCTGCAAAACTACGACGACCTCTACGCCGATGTACTCCACTGGGTGAAAGAAGGTTGGATCGACTACAACATGCCACAGATATACTGGGAAATCGGCCACCCGGCAGCTGACTATATCACCCTGATCCAATGGTGGAACAAGAATGCGACACCCGAAGGTACACATCTTTATATAGGTCAGGACGTAGCCCGCACGATGAAAGCCGACCAGCTGACCCGCAAAATGCTTTACGAACGTTCGCTCTCGAAAGTAAAAGGCAATTGTTTCTGGCCTGCCAACGAGATCCTATGGAACAACAAAGGCGTAGCCGACAGCCTGAAAAGAAACTATCATCGTTACCCGGCCCTGATCCCGGCTTATAGCCAGATGCATAACCGCGCCCCGAAGGAAGTGAAAAAGCTGAAAGCGGAATGGACAGCCGAGGGTTATAAACTGCACTGGCAAGCCGAACAAAGCCCTACTAATCCGGAACTTGCTTCTTATTTTGTAGTTTACCGTTTCGAGAATAAAGAACCGGTCGACCTGAGCAACCCGGCCAAAATCGTAAAAATAACCCGGGAGGCAAGTTATTTAATGCCTTATAACAATGGAAAGCAAAAATATCACTATATTGTGACCGCTGTCGATCGTTTTCACAACGAAAGTTCAGGCAAGAGTAAAAAGGTTAAGTTATAA
- a CDS encoding fimbrillin family protein — translation MRIKYILIVISIINCSCNNNITQKYQQEVEIYFCAKINYAFESKAAIDANLFPDYSVIGIFGWGHTKEPPTNFVIRKDLNNNQYTSFINSNEFISDTHAHYPVNPDTLLNFYAYYPYTEAATATPLSIPFDLKKQDDIMWATPVLNKDKTTADQKVNLSFNHILSAITLKFKMAGDTKEYMVLQSVSMENYPSTVQLNVQTGQLSANTASTPFAFVEGKNQAITSTEVTIVTDYLLYPVEKPVFIVRMSDKDYRIESKKALEKGKKQTYTFTIQASDITLSGSINPWVDGGTSNETVYF, via the coding sequence ATGAGAATCAAATATATATTGATTGTAATTTCAATAATTAATTGTAGCTGTAACAATAATATTACACAAAAATATCAACAAGAAGTTGAAATATATTTTTGTGCTAAAATTAATTATGCATTTGAAAGTAAAGCAGCGATTGATGCAAATCTATTCCCCGATTATTCTGTTATAGGAATATTTGGCTGGGGACACACAAAAGAACCCCCCACAAACTTTGTTATTCGTAAAGATTTAAACAATAATCAATATACTAGTTTTATAAATAGTAACGAATTCATTAGTGATACACATGCTCATTACCCTGTCAACCCCGACACCTTACTCAATTTTTATGCTTATTACCCTTATACCGAAGCGGCCACAGCCACTCCGTTAAGTATACCTTTCGACTTGAAGAAACAAGACGACATCATGTGGGCTACCCCAGTCTTGAACAAAGATAAAACAACAGCCGATCAGAAAGTAAATCTCTCTTTCAACCATATCCTCTCCGCCATCACGCTTAAATTCAAAATGGCAGGCGATACCAAAGAATACATGGTTCTGCAAAGCGTTTCGATGGAAAACTATCCATCGACAGTCCAACTGAATGTACAGACCGGACAACTCAGCGCAAATACAGCCAGTACTCCCTTTGCCTTCGTAGAAGGTAAAAACCAGGCTATTACCTCGACAGAAGTAACGATCGTTACCGATTATCTTCTTTATCCGGTAGAGAAACCAGTATTCATCGTCAGAATGAGCGACAAAGATTACCGTATCGAATCAAAAAAAGCCCTTGAAAAAGGGAAGAAACAAACTTACACCTTCACCATCCAGGCATCAGACATAACTTTGTCGGGCAGCATTAACCCTTGGGTAGATGGCGGAACTAGCAACGAAACGGTTTACTTCTAA
- the uvrA gene encoding excinuclease ABC subunit UvrA: protein MSENNSIFIKGARVNNLKNIDVEIPRDKLVVITGLSGSGKSSLAFDTLYAEGQRRYVESLSAYARQFLGRMSKPECDYIKGIPPAIAIEQKVNTRNPRSTVGTSTEIYEYLRLLYARIGKTISPVSGLEVKKHQVKDIVKEVLSYPDGTRFAVFAPVVLPEGRNMKEQLEILQKEGYTRLSIDDTAYRMAEVMADESLLASPSIELLVDRLTVSDDKTLKSRLADSAETAFFEGHDTCIIRIYAAEGTVVKEYSKKFEADGITFIEPTDMMFSFNNPLGACPVCEGFGKVLGIDENLVVPDKSLSVYQGAVVCWKGEVMGEWLKEFIAKSEKYNFPIHRPYYDLTQKEKDLLWHGARGLHGIDDFFKFVEENLYKIQYRVMQARYRGKTTCPSCKGARLKPEALYVKVGGKNIAELVTLPITDAKAFFDNLQLDETDAAVAKRLLTEIMNRLQFLLDVGLGYLSLDRLSASLSGGESQRINLATSLGSSLVGSLYILDEPSIGLHSRDTDLLVKVLRLLQSLGNTVVVVEHDEDIIRAADYIIDIGPKAGRLGGEVVYQGDVNNLQTSSNSYTVRYLTGEDKIEVPSFRRLWNNYIEVKGARKNNLKGIDVKFPLNVMTVVTGVSGSGKSSLVRDIFFEGVKHYLDEAARLMVDCSGLSGDMNLIQGIEFVDQNSIGKSSRSNPVTYIGAYDEIRKLFGEQPLAKQMGYTSAYFSFNKEGGRCEECKGDGRITVEMQFMADITLECETCHGKRFKQDVLDVEYHGANIYDMLEMTVNQAIEFFEQYPGSQEKKIVKKLKPLQDVGLGYIKLGQTSSTLSGGENQRVKLAYYLGQEKQQPTLFVFDEPTTGLHFHDIKTLLKAFNALIDKGHTVVIIEHNMDVIKCADYLVDLGPEGGNAGGYLVCAGTPEEVAMCPESYTGKYLKEKL, encoded by the coding sequence ATGTCTGAAAATAATTCTATATTTATCAAGGGGGCTCGTGTCAATAACCTGAAGAACATTGATGTAGAGATCCCACGCGACAAATTGGTCGTCATCACCGGATTATCCGGCAGTGGAAAGTCTTCGCTCGCTTTTGATACCTTATACGCCGAAGGTCAGCGCCGGTATGTGGAAAGCCTTTCGGCTTATGCCCGCCAGTTCCTGGGACGTATGAGCAAACCGGAGTGTGACTATATTAAAGGAATTCCGCCTGCTATCGCGATCGAACAGAAGGTGAATACCCGTAATCCCCGTTCGACGGTGGGTACATCCACGGAAATTTATGAATACCTGCGACTGCTTTACGCCCGTATCGGAAAGACGATCTCGCCTGTTTCCGGGTTGGAGGTGAAGAAGCACCAGGTAAAAGATATCGTCAAAGAGGTATTGTCTTACCCGGACGGAACCCGTTTTGCCGTATTCGCCCCGGTGGTGTTGCCCGAGGGACGAAATATGAAGGAACAACTGGAGATCCTGCAGAAGGAAGGGTATACCCGTTTGTCGATCGACGATACGGCTTACCGTATGGCGGAAGTGATGGCTGACGAGTCGTTATTGGCTTCTCCGTCTATCGAACTGTTGGTAGACCGTCTGACCGTTTCGGACGATAAGACGTTGAAAAGCCGTTTGGCCGACTCGGCGGAGACTGCTTTTTTCGAAGGACACGATACTTGTATCATCCGTATCTATGCGGCTGAAGGTACGGTCGTGAAGGAATACTCCAAGAAGTTCGAAGCGGATGGTATTACCTTTATCGAACCGACGGATATGATGTTCAGCTTCAATAATCCGTTAGGGGCTTGTCCGGTCTGCGAAGGATTCGGTAAGGTGCTCGGGATAGATGAGAATCTGGTGGTACCAGATAAAAGTCTGTCGGTCTATCAGGGGGCGGTAGTCTGCTGGAAGGGTGAAGTGATGGGAGAATGGTTGAAGGAGTTCATCGCCAAGAGTGAAAAATACAACTTCCCGATCCACCGTCCGTATTACGACCTGACACAAAAGGAGAAAGACCTCTTGTGGCATGGAGCCAGGGGACTGCACGGCATCGACGACTTCTTTAAATTCGTAGAAGAAAACTTATATAAGATACAGTACCGGGTGATGCAGGCCCGTTACCGGGGTAAAACGACCTGTCCGTCCTGCAAAGGTGCCCGTCTGAAACCGGAAGCCTTGTATGTAAAGGTAGGCGGGAAGAATATTGCCGAACTGGTGACTTTGCCTATCACGGATGCTAAAGCATTCTTCGATAACCTGCAACTGGATGAAACGGATGCTGCCGTAGCCAAGCGTCTGCTGACGGAGATCATGAACCGCCTGCAGTTCCTGTTGGATGTCGGGCTGGGGTATTTGTCGCTCGACCGTCTGTCGGCTTCTCTTTCCGGTGGTGAAAGCCAGCGTATCAACCTGGCCACTTCTTTGGGTAGCAGCCTGGTAGGTTCTTTATATATATTGGATGAACCGAGTATCGGTCTGCATTCGCGGGATACCGATTTGCTTGTGAAGGTACTGCGGCTGTTGCAGTCGCTGGGGAATACGGTCGTTGTGGTTGAACATGATGAAGATATTATCCGGGCAGCCGATTATATTATCGATATTGGCCCGAAAGCCGGCCGTCTGGGTGGTGAAGTGGTCTATCAGGGGGATGTAAACAACCTGCAGACCAGTAGTAACAGTTATACTGTCCGTTACCTGACCGGTGAGGATAAGATCGAAGTTCCTTCTTTCCGTCGTTTATGGAATAATTATATAGAGGTAAAAGGGGCCCGTAAGAATAACCTGAAAGGGATCGATGTGAAGTTTCCATTGAATGTGATGACGGTGGTAACGGGTGTCAGCGGTTCCGGTAAGAGTTCGCTTGTCCGTGATATCTTTTTTGAAGGGGTGAAACATTACCTGGATGAAGCCGCCCGCCTGATGGTGGATTGCTCCGGATTGAGCGGGGATATGAATCTGATCCAGGGTATCGAGTTTGTCGACCAGAATTCGATCGGTAAGAGCTCCCGTTCCAATCCCGTGACCTATATCGGGGCTTACGACGAGATCCGTAAGTTGTTCGGCGAACAACCTTTGGCCAAGCAAATGGGTTATACATCTGCATACTTCTCTTTTAATAAAGAAGGAGGACGCTGTGAAGAGTGCAAGGGGGACGGCCGGATCACTGTCGAGATGCAGTTTATGGCGGATATCACGCTCGAGTGCGAAACCTGCCACGGCAAACGTTTCAAACAGGATGTGCTCGATGTGGAATATCATGGGGCAAACATCTATGATATGTTGGAAATGACGGTGAACCAGGCGATCGAATTCTTCGAACAGTATCCCGGCTCACAGGAAAAGAAGATTGTCAAGAAGCTGAAACCGTTGCAGGATGTCGGTCTGGGTTATATCAAACTGGGACAAACGTCTTCTACGTTATCCGGCGGTGAGAACCAGCGTGTGAAACTGGCTTATTACCTGGGACAGGAAAAGCAGCAACCGACCTTGTTCGTATTCGACGAACCGACCACCGGACTGCACTTCCACGATATAAAAACATTATTGAAAGCATTTAATGCCTTGATCGATAAAGGACATACGGTTGTGATCATCGAGCATAACATGGACGTGATCAAATGTGCCGACTATCTGGTAGACTTAGGTCCGGAAGGCGGTAATGCCGGAGGTTATCTGGTTTGTGCCGGAACACCGGAGGAAGTGGCTATGTGTCCGGAATCGTATACAGGAAAGTATTTAAAAGAAAAATTATAG
- a CDS encoding DUF5119 domain-containing protein codes for MNTKEVGCSCGIVVCIFLIITCFIKCSSKDESEETSYGFISYSLKWEQAMSGYKNPQKLRYCFYPQEKGAMTQIEGDADGLHFTLPPDKYRLLIFNCDADNIQFRNMESFETAEAYIPETKASGSVTSSGRTPLYGIAINDLEVEANEGAQNKREFSPTPLIREVTLDIKIDGMEHIKDCKGALSGVPSAFSLSKLEIVPDKTTTVNFEATPSKEGVKANIMILGTAPKHGEPPPAPPKNEVKLDFTLTDGSTSSTTLDLGESIGTTEGNNVNVDVSVTVEKTASFTVKINKWEVSAGDNMVIE; via the coding sequence ATGAATACTAAAGAGGTAGGTTGCTCATGTGGAATAGTAGTCTGTATATTTTTGATCATAACATGTTTCATAAAATGCAGTTCGAAAGATGAGTCAGAAGAGACATCCTACGGTTTTATTTCGTATTCGTTGAAATGGGAACAGGCCATGAGCGGCTACAAAAATCCCCAGAAATTACGTTATTGCTTTTATCCCCAGGAAAAGGGTGCCATGACACAGATCGAAGGTGATGCCGACGGTTTGCATTTCACCCTGCCACCGGATAAATACCGTTTACTGATCTTCAACTGCGATGCAGATAACATTCAGTTCCGCAATATGGAGTCATTCGAAACGGCAGAAGCATACATCCCGGAGACCAAAGCATCCGGAAGCGTAACATCATCGGGACGTACTCCTTTATACGGGATAGCCATCAATGATCTGGAAGTGGAGGCCAACGAAGGCGCACAGAACAAACGTGAGTTTAGTCCGACTCCATTGATCCGCGAAGTAACGCTCGACATAAAAATCGACGGTATGGAACATATAAAAGACTGTAAAGGAGCGTTATCAGGCGTACCGTCGGCTTTCAGCTTAAGCAAGCTAGAGATCGTACCGGATAAAACAACCACGGTTAACTTTGAAGCCACTCCCTCAAAGGAAGGAGTAAAAGCAAACATCATGATACTAGGAACCGCCCCCAAACATGGAGAACCCCCTCCCGCACCCCCCAAAAATGAGGTAAAGCTGGATTTCACCCTCACTGACGGCAGTACCTCTTCCACCACCCTCGATTTGGGAGAGTCGATAGGCACAACGGAAGGCAACAACGTAAATGTCGACGTATCCGTAACGGTAGAAAAGACCGCTTCCTTCACTGTAAAGATCAACAAGTGGGAAGTATCTGCCGGCGACAACATGGTCATTGAATAA
- a CDS encoding DUF3868 domain-containing protein, producing the protein MKTSFYIFFFFLIMQVCPVRLLSQTQATVYNGFVNIKQNKAEVENGQLKLDMNLLLSGLSVGRYQTLVLTPVLRNGNHSFRFAPVRINGANKQKMYERTIAFEGKQVADGGAYVVLKSNPSLLQEVNYKKVIPFQPWMEEAELILIGELNNYDDVPVQTYTNVLTDHFYIQMAE; encoded by the coding sequence ATGAAAACTTCATTCTACATATTCTTTTTCTTTTTGATCATGCAGGTGTGTCCTGTCCGGTTGCTGTCGCAGACGCAAGCTACTGTTTACAATGGTTTCGTCAATATCAAGCAAAACAAGGCTGAAGTAGAGAATGGCCAGTTGAAACTGGATATGAATCTATTGCTGAGTGGTTTGTCGGTAGGACGTTATCAGACGCTGGTATTGACTCCGGTATTGCGTAACGGCAATCATTCGTTCCGCTTTGCACCTGTCCGCATCAATGGGGCGAACAAGCAAAAGATGTATGAGCGTACCATCGCATTTGAGGGAAAACAGGTGGCTGACGGAGGGGCTTATGTAGTCCTGAAAAGTAATCCGTCCTTATTGCAGGAAGTCAACTATAAGAAAGTGATCCCTTTCCAGCCATGGATGGAGGAGGCTGAACTGATTCTTATAGGTGAGTTGAATAATTATGACGATGTTCCGGTTCAGACTTATACGAATGTCCTGACCGATCATTTTTATATCCAGATGGCTGAATAA
- a CDS encoding AraC family transcriptional regulator encodes MFSQDLRYTKFTDCASCPEYRKQIFKYRSYPKGMMIPQEKCMQNTLYFLLKGTVEVNSEEHPHTIISDGQFILQPIGSKVEFKVLEAVECILYLFERPINVCNERFNKGASIAETSRREAIVMEMCPPLRYFVEGVRMYLNDDLLCAGFLQAKRTELVYLLNCYYTLKDLAAFYSPIYRYSKSFRYFVMQNYMKAKDVEAFAQLGGYSTPTFRRLFKETFGEPAYQWMLKKKCEDIQNDLTTTEMSISEISYKYGFESLSNFSHFCRTNFGQSPRSMRTIKRENQ; translated from the coding sequence ATGTTCTCACAAGATCTGAGGTATACCAAATTCACGGATTGTGCCTCCTGTCCCGAATACAGGAAGCAGATCTTTAAATATCGTTCTTATCCGAAGGGGATGATGATCCCCCAGGAAAAATGCATGCAGAATACACTCTATTTTCTGCTGAAAGGAACCGTTGAAGTAAACAGTGAAGAACATCCCCACACTATCATTAGTGACGGCCAGTTCATCCTGCAACCGATCGGCTCGAAAGTGGAGTTCAAAGTCCTCGAAGCCGTAGAATGTATCCTGTATCTGTTCGAACGTCCGATCAACGTCTGCAACGAGCGTTTCAACAAAGGAGCAAGCATAGCCGAGACTTCCCGCCGAGAGGCCATCGTGATGGAAATGTGTCCGCCGTTGCGCTATTTCGTGGAAGGAGTAAGAATGTACCTGAACGACGACCTGTTGTGTGCCGGCTTCCTGCAGGCCAAACGGACAGAGTTGGTCTACCTGCTTAACTGCTACTATACATTAAAAGATCTTGCTGCGTTCTACTCACCGATCTACCGTTACAGCAAAAGCTTCCGTTACTTCGTTATGCAAAATTATATGAAGGCAAAGGATGTGGAAGCCTTCGCCCAATTGGGAGGGTACAGCACGCCAACCTTCCGCCGCCTGTTTAAAGAAACATTCGGTGAACCGGCCTACCAGTGGATGCTGAAAAAGAAATGTGAAGACATCCAGAACGACCTAACCACCACCGAAATGTCCATTTCCGAGATCAGTTATAAATACGGTTTCGAGTCGCTGTCCAACTTTTCCCACTTCTGCCGGACTAATTTTGGCCAGTCACCCCGTTCAATGCGTACGATAAAAAGAGAAAACCAGTAA